In Galactobacillus timonensis, the genomic window GGTCTTTTTGTCCTGGGCAATGGTAATGGAACGCAGCGTCCGGTCATTCATGTCCATGCACCGGGGCCAGACAACACGGGCCGGATCAATGTTCAGAGGATTGCCCTGATAGATGCTGTTATCAAGGACAGCTGCAATCAGATTGTTCGCCGTCGTAATTGCATGCATGTCACCGGTGAAATGGAGGTTGATCGATTCCATCGGCACAACCTGCGCATAGCCGCCGCCCGCAGCTCCGCCCTTGAGACCGAACACCGGTCCAAGTGACGGCTCTCTGAGGCATGCCATCGCCTTTTTGCCGATCTGCTGCAAACCATCGGCCAGACCGATCGTCGTCGTCGACTTTCCTTCGCCTGCTGGTGTCGGGTTGATGGCTGTGACAAGAATCAGCCTGCCATTGGGGTGCGTGTCAATCTCGGAATGAATCGCCGGGAGGATCTTTGCCTTATCGTTTCCATACGGTTCTACATATTCACGCCTGATGCCTGCTTTTTCAGCAATCGTATAGATGTCATCAAGCTTCGCTGCCTGAGCGATTTTTAGGTCATTGTTCATGGTTCATCCTCCTGCGTATCTATATCTGCTTCTAATTCGTTGTCTGTTCAGCCGATGCGGCGCCGGTCACTGAGGGCGTGAGACAGCGTCAGCTCGTCGGCGTAGTCGAGAGCACCGCCTGCCGGCAGGCCATGGGCGATCCGCGTCACCAGAAGAGAAGGGAACGATTCATGGATCTTTTTGCTCAGATACATCGCCGTCGTTTCCCCGTCCATCGTCGCATCCGTTGCAAGGATTACTTCTTCCGCCTCAGGCAGACGTTCCATCAGCGACGGAATGTTGAGGTCATCGGGAAGGGTGCCTTTGGATGCAGAGATCAGACCGTTGAGCACATGGTATACGCCATGGTACTGTCCCGTCTTTTCCATGACGAGAACATCTTTCGGCGACTGTACGACAAAAATCTGTTTGTGGTTGCGGGATGCATCTTTGCATATGGAGCATTCCTCATCTTCGCTGAAATTGCCGCAGATCCGGCAGTACTTCAGCTTTTCCTTCACATTGACCAGTGCCCTGGCAAAGGTGCGGACATCTTCTTCGTTTTCTGCTGCGATGGTCAAAGCGTAGCGCTCCGCCGTCTTTTCACCGACGCCCGGCAGTGTGCGGAAGGCTTCAATCAGCTGCTGAAGACTTTCAGGATACATCTCAGAAACCCGGTACCGAAATACCACCGGTTACGGCGCCCATTTTCTGAGCGCGGTCATCGGCAGCCTTCTTCACAGCGTCGTTGACGGAAATCAGAATCAGATCCTGCAGCATCTCCTGGTTGTCCTTCTCCAGAAGATCGGGATCAATCTCGACGGACTGTACCTCGTTTTTGCCGTTGATCACGACCTTGACGCCGTTATTGGATCCTTCATACTGCGTTGCGTCGAGCTCTTCTTCAATCTTCTTGAGCTGTTTCTGCATCGCATTTGCCTGCTTCATCAATGCCTTCATGTCCATAGTTCCATCTCTCCTTATTTATGTTCATCATCAATGACTTCGATATTTTCCGCACCGAAGCCATCGACCAGTTTTTCAAATACATCTTCTTCCTTGGAAGCTTCCGATTCTTTCTGCCAGCGGCTGACCTTGATCTTCTCAGGAAGATCCTTCTGACGCATCCGTGCTACAAATGCCGCGGTCGCTGCCTTGAATGCTTCGCCTGTCACAGCGTACGGCATCTTGTCGATGCCATGATCCTTCAGGAAGAAGTAGAAGCCCTTGTTGAACTTCTCCTCCATCACTGCATGCGCCACCGGTGCCGACTTGCATACCAGCAGAATGACATCGGGTCCGGAAGCACCAATCTCCGTCTGTATCAGCATGGACTTGTACTGATCCATACTT contains:
- a CDS encoding YbaB/EbfC family nucleoid-associated protein; amino-acid sequence: MDMKALMKQANAMQKQLKKIEEELDATQYEGSNNGVKVVINGKNEVQSVEIDPDLLEKDNQEMLQDLILISVNDAVKKAADDRAQKMGAVTGGISVPGF
- the recR gene encoding recombination mediator RecR yields the protein MYPESLQQLIEAFRTLPGVGEKTAERYALTIAAENEEDVRTFARALVNVKEKLKYCRICGNFSEDEECSICKDASRNHKQIFVVQSPKDVLVMEKTGQYHGVYHVLNGLISASKGTLPDDLNIPSLMERLPEAEEVILATDATMDGETTAMYLSKKIHESFPSLLVTRIAHGLPAGGALDYADELTLSHALSDRRRIG